In Candidatus Kapaibacterium thiocyanatum, the DNA window GTCATACATGGTGGATTGGTATTGCAGTAGACGGAGATCGGCTGGACATCGCACCAGATGCCGCAAGCCTTCCGATAGCAGTAGTATGCGGTCCAGCTACAGCCATACATCGTCCATGTCACATTCTCGTAGCAGATGAAGTTGTCGCTCAGGCAGTCGGGCTTGCACACCTGCGTCGTTTCCGCCTGATTACGCCCTTTGTCGGGGCCCTGTGCCCAACTGCTTGCCGCAGCAAGACAGAATACCAGTGAACAGATAAGTAGACGTACCATGAGACCCTCCTCGAAGGAATGAATATGGAATATGTGGCCGCTCCGTGCGGCCTGGAGATATATCTATCGAATGGATGGACGGCTATGGGCGTATCATCTATGGAAAAGCTATGGATCGCGCCGTCCTTCGAAGGCCACGCATCATGCACTACGTCGAACTATCGGATATCGTATTCCGTGCGTATCTGACCGTCCGAGGTTCCTACCGAACTCCATCAACAACAGCGAACGCGGGAAAAGGTTTCATCGTATATGATAGGAAGTGTGATGTTCATCGGGACGATCGATATGGGACTTTCACCATGTCGATCGTGGACGGCGGGTACTCCGGCTGAAGAGGCCGAAAGGTAGCCATGGGTGGATCGCATCGGGGTGGGTGAAACGAATCGGGCCCGATCGGTGGATACGTCGGGCCCGGGATGGATTTCGTCTGTCGTGATGGTTACTTCGTCGTCTTCCTGGCGGCTTTCTTCGCAGCCGTCTTTTTCGCGGCCTTCTTCGCAGGTGTCTTCTTCGCTGCGGTTTTCTTCGCGACAGGGGCCTGTTCGGCCGTCTTCTTCGCCGCTGCCTTCTTCGGAGCCGGGGCCTGCTGGGCTGCGAGCTGCAGACATTCCTCGAGCGTCAGCGTGGCTGCATCCGTACCCTTCGGGATTCGCACGTTCTGCTTGCCCACGACGATATATGGTCCCCAGCGACCCTTGAGGATCTTCACCGTCGGATCTTCCGGAAACTCCTTGATGGTCCGCTCGGCCAGGGCGATACGCCGTGCTTCGATGATCTCGATGGCCCGCGTCTGCGTGACCGTGTGCGGGTCCTCGCCCTTCGGAATGGAATAGAAGGCGCCGTTGTGTTCGATGTAAGGACCGAAGCGACCGACCTTGACTTCCATCACGCTGCCTTCGAAATCGCCGACGGGCAGGGGGAACTTGAAGAGTTCGAGCGCCTCCTCGAGCGAGATGGTGTTGATGGACAACGTTCCCGGCAGGCCCTTCTGCCTCTTGTCGGGATCGTCGGCATCGCCGATCTGGGCCAGCGGACCGTAGCGTCCGAGGCGGACGTAGACGTTCTTGCCCGATTTGGGATCGATACCGATGTGACGTTCACCGCTCTGCCGTTCGGCCGTGGCACTGGTGCGCTTGACCTCTTCCTCGAACGGTACGTAGAAGTCGCGGATCATATCGTTCCATCTGATATGACCCTGGGCGATCTCGTCGAATTGCTTCTCCACGTTGGCCGTGAAGTTGTAGTCCATGATGTCGTCGAAGTGCTTGGTAAGGAAGTCCGTCACCACGCCGCCGATATCGGTGGGGAAGAGCTTGGACTTCTCCGCGCCGGTGTTCTCGAGGTCGACGCGGCGCGTGATCTCGTCCTTGGCCAGCGTCAGCACGCGTACTTCGCGCTGGCGGCCGTCGCGGTCCTCCTTCACGACGTACTGCCGTGCCTGGATGGTGGAGATGGTGGGGGCATAGGTGGACGGCCGGCCGATACCGAGCTCTTCAAGCTTCTTCACGAGGCTCGCTTCCGTGTACCGTGCCGGAGGCCGTGCATAGCGTTCCTGCGCCTGCAGGGTCCTCAGACCGAGCATGTCGCCCACCGTCAGTGGAGGCAGCATCTTCGAATTCTCCTCGTCCTGTTCTTCGTCGGTCGATTCCAGGTAGACCTTCAGGAAACCGTCGAAGACCAGCACTTCGCCCGTCGCCGTCAGCGTTTCGGGCATCGTGGAGATGCTGATCGTGGCGATGGTGCGCTCGATACGGGCGTCGGCCATCTGGGAAGCGATGGCCCGCTTGTAGATGAGGTCGTACAGCTTCTTGTGCGGATCGGATTCACCGGCCGTCCTGCGTGAGAAGTCCGTAGGCCGGATGGCCTCGTGCGCTTCCTGGGCGCTGGCGACCTTCGTGGTGAAGTTCTTCGGATTGCTGTAGTCGGCACCGAAGGAGGACCGTACCTCGTCGCGTGCCGCTCCGATGGCCAGCTCGGAGAGATTCACCGAGTCCGTACGCATGTAGGTGATATGGCCGCCTTCGTAGAGATCCTGGGCCAGCTTCATCGTGCGGGACAGCGAGTATCCGAGCTTGCGGCTCGCTTCCTGCTGGAGCGTCGACGTGGTGAAGGGAGCCGAAGGGCTCTTCTTCGCCGGCTTGGTCTCGAGGTTCGCGATCGAATAGACGGCGCCCTTGCAGCGTTCCAGGAAGGCCCGTGCCTCCTCTTCGGTATCGAAGCGCTTCGGCAGTTCGGCCGTCAGCGTCTTGCCGTTGACGTCGAATTCGGCCGTGATCTTGAACTGGCTGGTGGACGTGAAGTTCTGGATCTCGCGTTCCCGTTCCACGACGAGGCGTACGGCGACGGACTGGACGCGGCCGGCAGAGAGATTCTTCTGGATCTTCCTCCACAGCACCGGCGAGAGGCCGTAGCCAACCAGCCGGTCCAGAACGCGGCGTGCCTGCTGGGCGTCCACCAGGTTGCGGTCCACGTTCCGGGGATGCTCGATGGCCTTGAGGATGGCGGGCTTGGTGATTTCATGGAAGACGATGCGGCGAGTCTTCGGGGCAGGGAGTTCCAGGGCTTCCGTGAGGTGCCAGGCGATGGCCTCGCCCTCACGGTCTTCGTCGCTCGCCAGCCAGACTGTTTCGGCCTGCTTCGCCATCTTCTTGAGGTCGGCGACGATTTTCTTCTTGTCCTCCGATATCTCGTATACGGGTTCGAAGTCGTGTTCGATGTCGATGGCCTTGTCGTTGCCCGGCAAGTCGCGGATGTGGCCCATGCAGGAAGTCACGGTGAAATCGTCCCCGAGATACTTCTGTATGGTCTTCGCCTTGGAGGGCGACTCGACGATCACAAGATTTTTCATACGTGTTGGTGTTGTGCGGCAGTCGGTATCGGAAACGGTGGTGCTCCGTGCACCGACTCCGGTAGGGAGTCATACGTCCAACGTGACATGGTTGTGCCACGCGCGCGAAATAAAATCACGAAAAAAGTCGGGAATGCAAGACTTCATTCGCCCTTGTTGTACTCACAGTTCACCGGATCCTTGCAGACGGCGAAGATCTGGAGCGAGTGGCTGAGGGGCCTGAAGCCGAGTTCTTCGCTCACGCGCTGGCGGATCTCGTCGATGGTTTTCTCCCGGAACTCCGTGATGCGGCCGCATTCGATGCAGATCAGGTGGTCGTGGTCCGGCATGCGGGAAGAAAGCTCGTAGTGCGCGCTGTCGCCCTGGAACCTGTGCTTCATCAGGATGTTGCACTTGGTGAGGAGGTCCAGGGTGGAATAGATGGTGGCCCGCGAGATGCGGTCGCCGTGCGTATTCATGTATACGTAGAGCTCGTCGGCGCTGAAATGCCGGTCGAGTTCGGCGATCCGGTCGAGGACTTTATAGCGCTCCTGCGTGTTGCGGTACTTCTTCCGTTTCAGGAAGTCCGCGAACTGCTGCTTGAGCGTATCGAGGTCGGTGTGTTGTGCCATGGGACACAAATATAGTCGACGCCCGGCGAGAGGGCGTAAACCCCTGACATTTCATTAATTTCGCGCCTCAATTTCTCACCACACCCTTCGAGGTAACGGAGTCGTACATGCGCAAGTGGCGTGCCGAAGATTCCATGGAACTCTATAACGTATCCGGCTGGGGCATAGGATACTTCAGCATCAATGCACGGGGCAACGTCGTGGTCATGCCACGCAAGGCCAAGGGGTCCCAGATCGATCTGAAGGAGCTCGTCGACGAGCTGGCCCTGCGGGATGTGAGCGTTCCTGTCCTGTTGCGTTTCCCCGATATTCTCGACGACCGGATCGAGAAGATCTCCGGTTGCTTCCAGAAAGCCGCCGTCGAATACAACTACAGCGGCAACTACTATAGCGTCTATCCCATCAAGGTGAACCAGCAGCGGCCCGTCGTCGAGGAGCTGGTCCGTCACGGGAAGAAGTTCAATATCGGCCTCGAAGCAGGTTCCAAGCCGGAACTCCATGCCGTGCTGGCCATCATGGACAACCCCGAAGCCCTGATCATCTGCAATGGCTACAAGGACGAGGAATTCATCGAGCTGGCGCTGCTGGCCCAGAAGATGGGCAAGCGCATCTTCATCGTGGTGGAGAAGCTGAACGAGCTGCGGCTGATCAAGTCCGTGGCCGAACGGGTGAAGGTGCGGCCGAACATCGGTATCCGCATCAAGCTGGCGGCGTCGGGTTCCGGCAAGTGGGAGGAATCCGGCGGAGACCATTCGAAGTTCGGGCTGAACGCCTCCGAACTGCTCGAAGCCGTGGACTATGCCCGCGAGAACTCACTGCTGGACTGCGTGAAACTGATCCACTTCCACCTCGGCAGCCAGATCACCAACATCCGCAAGATCAAGGCCGGATTACGGGAAGTGTCCCAGTTCTACGTCCATATGATGCAGCTCGGCGCCAACGTCCAGTTCGTGGACATCGGCGGGGGACTCGGTGTGGACTATGACGGTTCGCGCTCCTCCGTGTCGTCCAGCATCAACTATTCGATCCAGGAATACGCCAACGATGCCATCGCCACGATGCAGGACGCCGCGACGAAGCACAACCTCCCGCATCCGAACATCATCACGGAGTCGGGCCGTGCCCTGACGGCGCACCACAGCGTCCTGATCTTCAACGTCCTCGAAACGACGAGCGTCCCGCGCTGGACGTCGAAGGACAGGGTGACGAAGAAGGACCACGACATCGTCCGAGAAATGCATACCATCATGCAATCCCTCAACAGCCGCACGATGCTGGAAGCCTGGCACGATGCGCAGCAGTTGCGGGAAGAGGCACTGGACCGGTTCTCGCTCGGACTCCTCGATCTCAAGTCCCGCGCCCTTACCGAAAAGCTGTACTGGTCGATGGCCCTGAAGATCAACGACATGTCGGCCGAGCTGAAGCAGGTGCCCGACGAGCTGCGTGCGTTGCCGAAGCTGCTCGCCGACAAGTACTTCTGTAACTTCTCGCTCTTCCAGTCGCTGCCGGACTCCTGGGCCATCGATCAACTGTTCCCGATCATGCCCATCCATCGCCTCGTCGAGAAGCCGACACGGAACGCGACACTGCAGGACATCACCTGCGATTCGGACGGGAAGATCGATCACTTCATCGGTGTCCGCGACTTCTCCCATTCGCTCCCGCTGCACGAACTGCGGGAAGACGAGCCGTACTACATGGCCGTCTTCCTGGTGGGCGCCTATCAGGAAATCCTGGGTGACCTCCACAATCTCTTCGGTGACACGAATGCCGTCCACATCGTCTGTACGGACAAGGGACACGAAGTCCAGCAGGTCATCGACGGCGAATCCGTGGCCGACGTTCTCGACTACGTACAATTCAACGGCAAGAAACTCGTGCGCACGATGGAAGCGTGGGTGACGTCCTCGATCAAGGAGAAGCGGATCACCATGCAGGAAGGCAAGGAATTCCTCGCCATCTATCGTTCAGGCCTCTACGGATACACCTACCTTGAAGAATAATCGACTCGTTGGCGTTCTGGCCGTCCTGTTCATGTGGACAGGTGTGCTTTCATCCCAGGTTCTGCCCCTGTCCATGCGCGAGGACTTCGACGACAATCGCCGTGGGTGGGACGTGGGAACGAGGGATGGTGTGGGCGCCGAGGTGTCCGATGGCCGCTACAAGGTGGTCAAGAACAGTCCACGAGGAGAATGGTTCTTTCTCGTGGACGAATACATCAACTACGACCGTGACTTCGATATCTCGACGTCGTTCCGTGTGACGGGCGGCAGCCGGGATCATTCGGTGGGCATCGTATGGGGCGCGGTGAACGCCGAGAACGCCAACATCTTCTCGGTGTCCTCGGCAGGGAACTTCAAGGCCTGGCACGTCTACGGCCAGGCCATCGCCGATCTTTATCCGTGGAGCATGAGCGGCGAGATCAAGACCGACGGCAGCACGAACGTCATGGAAGTCCGCAAGAGGGGATCGTGGATATCCCTCGTCGTTAACGGCTCCATCGTCGCCACCATCGAACCGCCGATGCCGTTCGGCGGAAAGATCGGTTTCTCGCTGGGCCGCAGGATCGCCGCCGAGATCGACTACCTCGAAGTCCGGCAGGACAGTACGAGCATCAACCTCGCACCCGATCATCCCGTCAACGTCGTCAAGGAAAGCCTCGGCACGCAGATCAACAGTCAGGGCGCGGATCTCTCGCCCGTCATCTCCGTCGATGGGAAGCGTCTGTGGTTCGGACGCTATCCGCATCCCCAGAACATCGGCAATCCGGATGGCGAGGACGTGTGGTACAGCGACAGGAAGAAGGACGGATCGTGGGGTCCGGCAATCAATCCGGGTCCACCGCTGAACAACGAGGGCGCCAACTTCATCATCAGCATCTCGCCCGACGGCAACACGGCCCTCGTCGGCAATACCTACTATCCCGACGGCCGGCCGAAGGGAACGGGCATCTCGATGGCCACCCGGACGGACAGTGGATGGACCGTGCCGGTGCCGGTGGAGATCGACAACTACTACAACCGCGACCGCTACGTCGAGATGTCGCTCGACCCGAGCGGACGTGTCCTCGTCATGGCTGTCTCGCGGCGTGATGCGAACGGCCGCCGCGATCTCTACGTGAGCTTCCGCAAGGACAACGGCGGGTTCGGCGAACCGGTCAACATGGGGCCTGTCATCAACTCGTGGGGCAACGAGAATTCGCCGTTCATCGCCGCCGACGGCATGACGCTCTACTTCTCGACGGATGGCTTCAAGGGCTATGGCGGCTCGGACATCTTCATGTCCCGCCGTCTGGACGATACATGGCGCTCATGGTCGATTCCGATGAATCTCGGTCCCGCCATCAATTCGAAGGAATGGGATGCCTACTACACCGTGCCAGCCAAGGGCGACTTCGCCTACCTGTGCGGCGTCGATCCGGTAACGAAGAGCGCGGACATCTTCCGTGTCAAGCTGACGGAGGGCGTACGCCCACGGCCCGTGGTACTCGTTACCGGCCGCGTGCTGGATGCCGTGACGAAGAAGCCGATCACCACGCAGGTGGTCTACGAAAGCCTTACCAAGCGCAGAACGACGGGCGACGCACGATCTTCACCAACGACGGGCGAGTTCACCATCTCACTGCCGTCCGGCGACCTGTACGGATTCAGGGCCGAAGCGCCGGGATACTATCCCGTGAGCGAGCAGCTCGATACCAGGAAGCTGGGCTCGTATTCAGAACTGCGGCGGGACCTGCTGCTGGTACCCATCAATGCGGGTACGACGATCACGCTCAAGAACGTCTTCTTCGATTCGGGCAAATGGGATCTGCGCGAAGAGTCGCAACCCGAACTTGACCGGCTCGTGTCCTTCCTCAACAAGGATGCGGCCGTGCGGATCGAAGTGGCGGGATACACCGATAACGTCGGTAACGACGCCGACAACATCCTGCTGTCGCAGCATCGTGTCGATGCCGTGAAGGCCTATCTGATCGACAAGGGTATCGCCGACGCACGGCTCAAGGCCGTTGGCTACGGCAAGGCCCGTCCCGTTGCCTCCAACGCCTCGGAAGAGGGACGCCAGCGTAATCGTCGTGTGGAGTTCAAGATCGTCCGGAAGTGACGTCAGGGGTCACAGTTCTTCACCCGGAATCGACGGTCGTACCATGATGACCGTCTCACGTTCGAGCGTCACTGCACCGACGTTCGCTCCCTTGGGTTTGCGGACGTACTTGCGCTGCGTGTAGACGACGGGCGTATAGGAGGCGTTGCGCGCGTGCGAGTAATAGGCGGCGATGGCCGCGGCCTGCTCGAGAATCTGTTTGGGAGGCTTCTCGCTGCCTCCGCCCCGCAGGATGGCATGGGAACCACTCACGCCACGGGCGTGGAACCACCAGTCGTTCTGCTTCGCGAACCGCATCGTGAGTTCGTCGTTGTTCGCGGCGCTCTTGCCGACGTAGAGCGTATAGACGTCATCGAGTCTGAACACGCGGTACTTGGCCGAGACATCGTCCGGCATGCCTTGATCGTTCTTCATCGAGCGTTGGATCCTTTCCAGTTCGTCGGGGTCTTCGGTCTGCCGTACGTGATCGAGCATGCGTTCGACGGACTGCAGCCGCTGCTCGAAGTTGGGGAGTCGCGCAGCACGTACGCGCGCTGCTTCGTCGGAGGCCTTGGCCTTGGCATAGAGCATGGTAGCGTTCTCGACGAGCGTCTTGCGGTCGTCGAGCGGAATCGTCAACGGTTCACCGTCCCATCCCTGCAGGTCGATCGTCGTCAGTCCTGTCTGTGTGGGATCGGACGTGGAGAGCAGGAGGTCCGCCCACAGTCGGTACGTCGACGCACGGTCCTGTGTGGCCGCATCGCCCTGCATCCCGTCGATACTGCGGCGGAGTCGCGCGGCGGTCTTCGTCAGGTCCCGCTCCAGGACGGTGCGGGCCGAGACGCGTCGTACGGCGGAGCGTCGCATACCTGTCACACGACGGATGGCCGAGAGAATGTCGTGGTCCGTATCGACGATCGTATATCCGTTCAGGGGAAGCAGCGAGAGAAGGATGTCGTCATGTCGTTCGAGGATGTGGAACGTCGTCGTTCGTCGCGCTTCGGCGATGAGGTGATCGGCTTCTGCACGAAGCCGCTTCGCGGAGTCCTGGTCCAGATCGCCGATGCGTATATCGGCATCGATGCCGCAACGGAAACAGACTTCCCGCGCATACTGCATGCCGAGATGGATATCCGAAGCACCGAGTGCTCTGGCCACGGTCGTCGTCGGTACGGCATCCACCAACGATACCGGCGCGTAGTGAGTGATGTTCAGGGGCTGGCCGATCACCTCGTTCTTCTTCCTCAGGGCGTCGACGACGATGCCGTCCTTCGTTACGACGATGTTGCCGCTTCCACCTCCGTAGAGCAGGGCATGCAGTTGACAGTCCTCGAACCAGAGCGTGACGATGCGGTCATCGGGATGCTTCGTTGCCGTCGCGACGTGCCGTTCCATCAGTGCGGGGAAGAGATCGATCGTATTACGTCGTGCCCGTTGTGTGGTCGGACGCTCGGCGATGCAGCCGTACGCAGGATCGACGCCGATGACCAGCGTGCGCTCGGTCATGTCGTGGATCAACGTCAGGATGCACTGATACTTCTCCTGCGAATAGGCATCGGCCACCATGGCGCCACGCAGGTTGGCGATGGCGGAAGCCACATGTTCGAGAGTGAGATGATGACGGATCACTTCTTCTTCTTGCTCTTCTTCTTTTTCTTTCCGTCGATGGCGATCGGCGTACCGGACACGGCGAGAGGACGCAGCATGGCCTGCAGGGCTTCATCGGATTCCATCGCGAGATAGGTGGCGGCCTGGTTCTTCCAGAACACCGGTGCGGAGGGCAGGATGCGGTAGAAGGTCTCGCGCGTGGAACGAGGGGCGGACTTGACGAACAGGGCGACGTCCTCGGCATCCGCCGTCGTCGTATCCACGGCACCGACGAGGCGAAGGCCGCTCGTCAGCGTGGCCCTGTTCGACAGCGTACGCCACCAGGAGATGACCGGAGCCGCGGGTCGCTTCGCGCCGCGCACCAGTCCTTCCACCGCACCATACCGTACGATCTGCTGTTCTTCGGCGAGAGCCGGCTGAAGGTTCTGGAAGGCGGCCGTGCCACCGATCATGCCCAGTGCGAAGGAGGCACGCGAGCGGACGTAGGGATGATCGTCCTTGAGCAGCATCTTCAGTCCCGGAATACCGCTCGAATCTCCGATCTCGCCGATGGTGATGGCTGCCAGGCGGCGCTTCCGCCATGAATCGTCGCGGACGAGAACCATGAGGGATGGAACCATCGACGTCATTCTGATGCGGCCACCGACGGTAGCGCACATCGATACGACGGCGGGATCCTCGCTGGAAAGGCTGTCACGCAGCAGGGTTTCGACGGCGACGCCGTTCGACTCGTGGATCTTCGGGAGAATGTATTCCAGAGCCAGGCGTTCACGTGGCATCTGTGTACCGAAGTGCGTGGCGAGATGGGGGAGGGCCGACACGCCGAGCGAGACGATCCTGTCCCGTGCGGGCTGGACGTTGTTCTGGAAACGGAGGGGGGCCGC includes these proteins:
- a CDS encoding DNA topoisomerase I — its product is MKNLVIVESPSKAKTIQKYLGDDFTVTSCMGHIRDLPGNDKAIDIEHDFEPVYEISEDKKKIVADLKKMAKQAETVWLASDEDREGEAIAWHLTEALELPAPKTRRIVFHEITKPAILKAIEHPRNVDRNLVDAQQARRVLDRLVGYGLSPVLWRKIQKNLSAGRVQSVAVRLVVEREREIQNFTSTSQFKITAEFDVNGKTLTAELPKRFDTEEEARAFLERCKGAVYSIANLETKPAKKSPSAPFTTSTLQQEASRKLGYSLSRTMKLAQDLYEGGHITYMRTDSVNLSELAIGAARDEVRSSFGADYSNPKNFTTKVASAQEAHEAIRPTDFSRRTAGESDPHKKLYDLIYKRAIASQMADARIERTIATISISTMPETLTATGEVLVFDGFLKVYLESTDEEQDEENSKMLPPLTVGDMLGLRTLQAQERYARPPARYTEASLVKKLEELGIGRPSTYAPTISTIQARQYVVKEDRDGRQREVRVLTLAKDEITRRVDLENTGAEKSKLFPTDIGGVVTDFLTKHFDDIMDYNFTANVEKQFDEIAQGHIRWNDMIRDFYVPFEEEVKRTSATAERQSGERHIGIDPKSGKNVYVRLGRYGPLAQIGDADDPDKRQKGLPGTLSINTISLEEALELFKFPLPVGDFEGSVMEVKVGRFGPYIEHNGAFYSIPKGEDPHTVTQTRAIEIIEARRIALAERTIKEFPEDPTVKILKGRWGPYIVVGKQNVRIPKGTDAATLTLEECLQLAAQQAPAPKKAAAKKTAEQAPVAKKTAAKKTPAKKAAKKTAAKKAARKTTK
- a CDS encoding arginine decarboxylase; amino-acid sequence: MRKWRAEDSMELYNVSGWGIGYFSINARGNVVVMPRKAKGSQIDLKELVDELALRDVSVPVLLRFPDILDDRIEKISGCFQKAAVEYNYSGNYYSVYPIKVNQQRPVVEELVRHGKKFNIGLEAGSKPELHAVLAIMDNPEALIICNGYKDEEFIELALLAQKMGKRIFIVVEKLNELRLIKSVAERVKVRPNIGIRIKLAASGSGKWEESGGDHSKFGLNASELLEAVDYARENSLLDCVKLIHFHLGSQITNIRKIKAGLREVSQFYVHMMQLGANVQFVDIGGGLGVDYDGSRSSVSSSINYSIQEYANDAIATMQDAATKHNLPHPNIITESGRALTAHHSVLIFNVLETTSVPRWTSKDRVTKKDHDIVREMHTIMQSLNSRTMLEAWHDAQQLREEALDRFSLGLLDLKSRALTEKLYWSMALKINDMSAELKQVPDELRALPKLLADKYFCNFSLFQSLPDSWAIDQLFPIMPIHRLVEKPTRNATLQDITCDSDGKIDHFIGVRDFSHSLPLHELREDEPYYMAVFLVGAYQEILGDLHNLFGDTNAVHIVCTDKGHEVQQVIDGESVADVLDYVQFNGKKLVRTMEAWVTSSIKEKRITMQEGKEFLAIYRSGLYGYTYLEE